In Hypomesus transpacificus isolate Combined female unplaced genomic scaffold, fHypTra1 scaffold_27, whole genome shotgun sequence, one genomic interval encodes:
- the wdr45 gene encoding WD repeat domain phosphoinositide-interacting protein 4, whose amino-acid sequence MAQQRGVNTLQFNQDQSCFCCAMETGVRIYNVEPLMEKGHLDHEQVGSVALCSMLHRSNLLAVVGGGVSPKFSEISMLIWDDAREARDPKDKLVLEFTFTKPVLAVRMRHDKIIVVLKNRIYVYSFPDNPVKLFEFDTRDNPKGLCDLCPSMEKQLLVFPGHKCGSLQLVDLSNTKPGTSSAPFTINAHQSEIACLALNQPGSVAASASRKGTLIRLFDTTTRDKLVELRRGTDPATLYCINFSHDSSFLCASSDKGTVHIFALKDTKLNRRSALARVGKVGPVIGQYVDSQWSLASFTVPAECACICAFGKNTSKNVNSVIAICVDGTFHKYVFTPDGNCNREAFDVYLDICDDDDF is encoded by the exons ATGGCTCAACAGAGAGGAGTCAACACCCTCCAGTTCAACCAAGATCAGA GTTGTTTCTGTTGTGCCATGGAGACAGGCGTCAGAATCTACAACGTGGAACCTCTTATGGAGAAGGGGCATCTTG accaTGAGCAGGTGGGTAGTGTGGCCCTGTGTTCCATGCTGCATCGATCAAACCTCCTGGCTGTCGTTGGAGGAGGAGTCAGCCCTAAATTCTCTGAGATATCCA TGCTGATCTGGGATGACGCCAGGGAGGCACGGGACCCCAAGGACAAGCTGGTGCTGGAGTTCACCTTCACCAAGCCTGTGCTTGCGGTGCGCATGAGACATGACAA AATCATCGTTGTCTTGAAGAACAGGATATACGTTTACAGTTTCCCCGACAACCCTGTAAAACTGTTTGAGTTTGACACCCGGGACAATCCTAAAG ggttGTGTGATCTGTGTCCCAGTATGGAGAAACAGCTGCTAGTCTTCCCTGGTCACAAATGTGGCAGTCTGCAACTGGTG GACCTGTCAAACACCAAGCCTGGCACGTCGTCCGCCCCCTTCACCATCAACGCCCATCAGAGTGAGATTGCCTGCCTGGCGCTGAACCAGCCTGGCAGCGTCGCGGCCTCGGCCTCCCGTAAGGGCACCCTCATCCGCCTGTTCGACACCACGACCCGAGACAAGCTGGTGGAGCTCCGTAGAGGCACGGACCCGGCGACCCTCTACTGCATCAACTTCAGCCACGACTCCTCCTTCCTGTGCGCCTCCAGCGACAAGGGCACGGTGCACATCTTCGCTCTGAAGGACACCAAACTCAACCGACGCTCCGC attGGCTCGTGTGGGGAAGGTGGGCCCTGTGATTGGTCAATATGTGGACAGCCAGTGGTCACTGGCCAGTTTTACAGTGCCAGCTGAGTGCGCGTGCATTTGTGCGTTTGGAAAGAACACGTCCAAAAATGTCAACTCTGTCATTG CTATTTGCGTGGACGGGACTTTCCATAAGTACGTGTTCACTCCGGATGGCAACTGTAACCGCGAAGCCTTTGACGTTTATCTGGACATTTGTGACGACGACGACTTTTAA